The following DNA comes from Magnolia sinica isolate HGM2019 chromosome 18, MsV1, whole genome shotgun sequence.
TCGGTGTGTCTGTTGCAAGAGAAACCCGCATCCTTCGACGGCCAATTGGTCAATAGCACTGATCTGCTTTGTCGTTTCTTGGTAATTACTTCCTAGACTAAACGTCGATAATTTGGTTGGATAAGAATTTTATTACCGATGCTTGGTTTACAGATCATAGTTGCCTGCATTTGTTGTGTTATCAATTAGATGGTCAAATTATGGATATATTTCTTTGGGGCTGGCAATGGTGTGGTGTCTCAGCCACTTGAACGTGTACATCCAAACCTCTCAAATCATGGGCCTAGTGTGGACCATAAATGCACAGTTGGAAGACCGAATTCAGCGGATGAGATCAAATGGTTAGGGTCATCCGATCAAATGCGATTTTTGGGTAATGTGGTAGGTGAGTGGATAGAAGAGAAGAGATCTCTTTTCGAAAGTagcccttgaatccacaaggagagaGACATCTATAAAAATGAGAAcaaaattgatattattgatgGAAGTGTTGAGTACAACGTATTTGATGTGCTTATATAAGCAAAAGCAGCCCTAGATTCCTAATTTGACTCAAAATAGGACACTTTCCTGAAAtagtaaaaattattaaaaataataaaaatatgtcTATTCTTAACAAAAGTTGTAAACAACCCTTAGATGACTACCACAACCGGACTCGTGAaaccctgaaaaaaaataaaattgttagTTTTTAACTTAAAACCCTAATTTGACTCTAAAACAATTGAATTTGTGAAGCCGTTTGCTGGCAAGTGAACCTTGGGTTGTTGGCCAGGGCTAAAGCTCATTGGTAGGTTTCCAATGATATATTGTACACAAGAAACAGATAACCAGTTGCAAAATTATGGCTGTCGGAAGCTATAGCATGCGTTTAGGCCCTTTTTGCTCAATCGGGGTCCCTTCAGCCTGAAGTTGTGCAATCCTGGCTCTCCACTGATTTGTCACTTGTCCTTTACCCGTCCTACATCATCGGGCCATGTACCATCTACAATTGGCCATGATTTGAGTGGCCTGGATTGGTGTGCCACGGAAACAATACACGGGTTTCCACCATGCATACAATATGTAGATTCCTGCTATTATATAAGGTGCtccataggggtgtacatcgggccgaaccgagtcgaactgggctcaccCTAGCCCGGCCGGGTCACCTCTCAAACCCAGCCcaaacccggcccggcccggtcaccgggccaacatgtccagcccgaactcggcccggtcagcaatcgggcgagttcgggccaatttcgggcctgctccatctacaaagggacggacggcgttctcacttctctgtctcaaatgattaggataaggatttagaatatatatatatatatatatagggccgGGTTGGGCCGAGTCGAGTCGGGCAGAACTGGGACATatttgaactcggcccgaactcagtttcgggctgaagaaaatggcctatcccggcccgaactcagttctgggtcgggccgagtcgagctttttcgggccgagtcgagcgagttaaccgggctagcccggtttgtgtacagccctagtgcTCCATGCATGGTCATCCCCTATATCTTTTCCTACTTGTGTTCCGTGTATGTATGCTTTGTAGGATTTGCTGCTTATTTCGATGCAAGTATTTGTTCTTTTGAGGCTTTCACCTTTTTCTCAGAAATGCATATGCTACTTTCTTTGTTTAAGAATCAAGAGTAACATGAAAACCTGAAATGGAACGTAAATTTGTGAAGCATCTTCGAATGAAGATTTTCACTTCATCATGCATTTTCCCCCTCCCTTGTTTCTCATTTATTGACATCGTTGTGCTTgctattttcctcttccataaaTTGCCAACAATTACCTTGGGAGAAAATTGGTTCGGACTTTCAATGATTCGAAATTGAAGTCTAAAATTCAGTTTCCCAAAAGGGAAAATGGGTGGTTATGTTCAGTCTAAAATTCTAGAACTAGCATGCCCCATTAGTTGCGAGAAggctttagatgatgatgatcatgacaatgcttatgttctCCAACTGTATGAATACAAATTGCATGATCGCCTTTCTGCTCCACTCTGAACCATACTTAAAAAACTTGAGTACTTGACTTGATTCGATGTTCAGTTGAGTCCGGTTGACTCGCAGACTTGGATGAGTCTTGACTCGATTTGATATATACTAATTAActtaataaaattttataattattttacgTGGTTGTATAtggataatttatttttattttttaaaaagattaaaaaagaaaaagaaaaagagggtggACAGCAGTCACAGCAACCTTGGCGTGCTGGTTAGTGGTGTTGTTACCTCTGAGAGAGGTCTCCGGTTCAAACCCCCAAAATTCTTTTCAAGTGAGTTACTCAGTTTGAGTCATGGCAAGTGACACTGAGTTGACCGAGTCATTGAGTCCACTTGGCGACCGAACCACTCTCATAATTAAGTTTCATTGTATCTCAGCCTGAAATCttgctgagtcgagttgacttgaTCAAGATTTGAGCCGAGCGACTGAAATTTACTACTATGCTCTGAATTCATGTGGGTTTgaatagagttttttttttccccccatcCATACACTAGTTTTAAAATAGAGCACTCCTCGCAGCAGCTCATTTCTGAAAACAGGCTTTCTTTTCATACAGGGTCACTTTTATAATAGCATTTCTCCTGCTGCTAACGGGCGCTGCACTGAATGACCAACATGGTGAAGAGAAGATGTACTTTGGCAACTACTGTTTTGTCGTCAAGGCTGGGGTTTTCGCTGGTGGGGCAGTATTGTCCCTTGCAAGCATTTCTCTCGGAATCATCTATTACATCACTCTATCATCGGCTAAGAGCATAGAgccttggggcccacaaaacaatCAAGGCATCGCAATGGGGACCCCACATATCCCGCCTCAGAACCTCCAAACAGTCTTTGTGCCCGAGGACACTTACAACAGGCGGCAGTTCACTTGACTTTGCGGCCTCCCCTCCGGGGAAATATGCAAATGTTGTTCAATCTTGTATGATCACTTGGGCTTTCTTCTCtgcagattttcttttgaatcctATGTTCTTGATGGAGTAAAGATGCAAGATATATATACCTCCGGTTCGTTGTGATTTTAACACGAAAAGAGGCGCTGGTGTATCATCTTTGTGTCTCAAGGGAAGAGGATCAGATGATCTTTCAAATGTAAGGTAATGTTGGAGGGTAAAGAGCTATTATGTGTTATGTACTCTCTGTAAATTGCCTATTGCTGATACAACTCCGATGAACTGCCGATAAATATCGGATGTAGTCTTCTCAGGTTTTCAGTTTTGAAAATAGGCTGTGATCTGTGCCATTCATATGATGGGACTTAGAGCTTGGGTGGATCATACCCTATAAATCTCCCAGATAAGAAGCTCCTAGCCATCCAATGTTTGTACTTATTATGTTGAATGTGACTGTTTACAAGTTGAAGAGTTGATATCATTCTAGCAGTTTTCATGGGCCAGGTTCATCAACTGGATTGCTTAACCAGGACCCCACTGGTACAAACTGACTCAGGGCCTCCTCATTGTGATAGAGATTTCGGGGGTCTATGTGTGTTTATGACATCCAGCCCATTaaacaggtggaccccaccatgattatcaTACAACCAAAACATCATGtggatccaatcatcaagtgggacacagaaAACATGCATCTCCCAAAAATCTTCAATTCcacctgtggtccacctgatacttgGAGCCTAATTTCTGGGGCATTTGATCATCACGGTGGATTGCaccttttggatgggttggatgtagtACACAGACCACATTGCCCCCACAATGCTGGATGAAGCTTgcgtggatccctgactgtggggcctgccgtgatgtatgtcttatatccatgctGCGCATCTGTTTCGCCAAAATGGCATTTTGTAAGATGTGACACATGTACATATACAGACAGTGGGGTTTGGGCTAGGCTAGGTCTAGCTGGGCGGGTTAAATGTGACTGGAGCCCAAGCCCTACCTTAAAAAATGATTGGGCCATGCATACAAGGCCCAAGCTAGCGGCTCTAAGCCTGACCCAAAGCCAGGTTTGGCTCCTGGGGAGTTTCAAGAGCGGACTCACATAAAAATCAAGAGAAAGGCCATATCAAGGTTTTCAATACAATGAGTCTGGAGGAAATCTTCTATTTCTGAACATGGTCCACCAATTTTCCAGAtatcccaaaaacgaagcagatccgaTTATTGGGTGGacgacaccataggaaatagttgtgattgaacacactatcattaaaaacttattagggcgtACCTTAATATTCCCgtagtttttatttatcatctaatccGTTGATAAAGTAacgtaagcctggatgaaggtaaaaaacaaatatcagtttgatccaaaacttttgttgcccattaatggtcaatcaccactgtttcctatggtatggtacacctgataattggatctacttcattttttagatagtgccctaaaatgatctggaaaaacggatggacggcgtggatataaaatacatatatcaaggtgggtcccatggtaaggGGCCACAGTCTTGGGTGAGTCCGGCGTCTCACCTCAAAGTTACATTAAtcaagcaatccaaaccatcgaatttaaaatagtgagtggtccaaatttgaacaGAGATAAAAGGAAGCTTAATATATATTAATTTATACAAAGAATTTCAAAgaacaaataaacataaaaatacCATACAAGACCTTTTTTCAATACTTTTTCTACCTTCAGAAAATTCACTCCAATACACCCCATGATGTAAAACTAACATAAGAGTCCGGCCTTGGATGCCACTTCCTGTAACATCCTCTGTGATCCTAAGCTCTATGGGGCTCATCTTGATTTCTAGGTTATCGCCATTCCGTATGTCTGTTTCACCAGCTTATTGCGGGACATGAGCCCAAACTTGAGGAATATCAAAAACTTAAGGAAGACACAAAGGAAACGTGTGAAATGGAAATGGAAATGGAAATGGCAATGCTCACCCTTGAAACCTTACACcggaccaccatgatgttcatatgccatccaaccagCTTATAAGGTTCTTCCCACTGGGGTCTTACTTATGCTGGCTGGTAGACTCACA
Coding sequences within:
- the LOC131232564 gene encoding protein MODIFYING WALL LIGNIN-1 isoform X2, producing the protein MEKKVLLICFSVGFLAVVTAALGFAAEAKRVKVSDVKLSPLGTCTYPRSPALPLGVTAGVALMVAQVIINTAARCVCCKRNPHPSTANWSIALICFVVSWVTFIIAFLLLLTGAALNDQHGEEKMYFGNYCFVVKAGVFAGGAVLSLASISLGIIYYITLSSAKSIEPWGPQNNQGIAMGTPHIPPQNLQTVFVPEDTYNRRQFT